One genomic segment of Buchnera aphidicola (Anoecia oenotherae) includes these proteins:
- the rnt gene encoding ribonuclease T, whose protein sequence is MLNNNKKNSLSGRFRNFYPVVIDLETAGFNPRKDALLEIAIVTLSMDENGWLKKKDTLHFHIIPFLGACIQKEALAFNKIDPYNPLRQAVSEKKALESIFSCIYKGIEGEKCSRAIVVAHNAAFDHMFLIEAINRIGIKEHPFHPFVTFDTAALSGLVFGQTVLAKACKAAGILFDNNQAHSALYDTLQTADLFCELVNRWKRLGGWPPNENNV, encoded by the coding sequence ATGTTAAATAATAATAAAAAAAATTCTTTATCTGGTAGGTTTCGTAATTTTTATCCAGTAGTAATAGATCTAGAAACAGCTGGATTTAATCCACGAAAAGATGCTTTATTGGAAATAGCTATTGTAACATTAAGTATGGATGAAAATGGATGGTTAAAGAAAAAAGATACTTTACATTTTCATATTATTCCATTTTTAGGCGCATGTATACAAAAAGAAGCATTAGCTTTTAATAAAATTGATCCTTATAATCCTTTAAGACAAGCAGTAAGTGAAAAAAAAGCTCTTGAGTCTATTTTTTCTTGTATATACAAAGGAATTGAAGGAGAAAAATGCAGTCGTGCAATAGTAGTAGCACATAATGCTGCATTTGATCATATGTTTTTGATTGAAGCAATAAATAGAATAGGAATAAAAGAACATCCTTTTCATCCATTTGTTACCTTTGATACAGCAGCACTTAGTGGTTTAGTTTTTGGTCAGACTGTTCTAGCTAAAGCTTGTAAAGCAGCAGGTATTTTGTTTGACAATAATCAAGCGCATTCTGCATTATATGATACGTTACAAACAGCCGATCTTTTTTGTGAATTAGTTAATCGTTGGAAGCGATTAGGGGGATGGCCTCCAAACGAAAATAATGTTTAA
- the ung gene encoding uracil-DNA glycosylase, protein MKQQRLKKNIYPKVKDIFNAFKFTPFYGIKIVIIGQDPYHNRNQAHGLAFSVCSKCTIIPPSLKNIFKEIYNDLKKKSLFTNGCLIPWAKQGILLLNTILTVEENKPMSHANVGWEIFTDQIVSNINKLKKNIIFILWGSFAKKKLPLINKKKHFILTSSHPSPLSAHRGFIGCNHFSKTNKILLKIKKKIIVW, encoded by the coding sequence ATAAAACAACAAAGATTAAAAAAAAATATATATCCTAAAGTAAAAGATATATTTAACGCTTTTAAATTTACGCCATTTTATGGTATAAAAATAGTAATAATAGGACAAGATCCTTATCATAATAGAAATCAAGCTCATGGATTAGCTTTCTCTGTCTGTTCTAAATGTACTATAATTCCTCCATCACTAAAAAATATTTTTAAAGAAATCTATAATGATCTAAAAAAAAAAAGTTTGTTTACTAATGGATGTCTAATTCCTTGGGCTAAACAAGGTATTCTTTTACTAAATACTATTTTAACAGTAGAAGAAAACAAACCTATGTCTCATGCTAATGTTGGATGGGAAATTTTTACAGACCAAATTGTCAGTAATATAAATAAACTAAAAAAAAATATAATTTTTATACTATGGGGATCATTTGCAAAAAAAAAACTACCATTAATTAATAAAAAAAAACATTTTATATTAACTTCATCACATCCATCCCCACTATCAGCTCATAGAGGATTTATAGGATGCAATCATTTTTCTAAAACAAATAAAATATTATTAAAAATAAAAAAAAAAATTATAGTTTGGTAA
- the grpE gene encoding nucleotide exchange factor GrpE: MNEKNKKTSQNKNFLKKEQDQKILEETKDHNESIIDEIDNIKNVKYTLKNVDEIQKKIFNIKKEIKNLNLRHQANIENFEKKIEIELLIIKNEYLKRFFLDFFSVLDLLDNILCIVKKDNTLKDPIIEGIVLTRNLLLKCLFKFGLKKIEVSKNSFFDHKKHEVNNYLDIKDKGSHHIYDVIKTGYLFNNEILRKSRVNVVK, translated from the coding sequence ATGAATGAAAAAAATAAAAAAACTAGTCAAAATAAAAATTTTTTAAAAAAAGAGCAAGATCAAAAAATATTAGAAGAAACAAAAGACCACAATGAGTCTATTATAGATGAAATAGACAATATTAAAAATGTTAAATATACATTAAAAAATGTTGATGAAATTCAAAAAAAAATTTTTAATATAAAAAAAGAAATTAAAAATTTGAATTTAAGGCATCAAGCGAATATAGAAAACTTTGAAAAAAAAATAGAAATAGAGTTACTAATTATTAAAAATGAATATTTAAAACGATTTTTTTTAGATTTTTTTTCTGTTTTAGATTTATTAGATAATATATTATGTATAGTAAAAAAAGATAATACGTTAAAAGATCCTATTATCGAAGGAATTGTATTAACTAGAAATCTGCTTTTAAAGTGCCTTTTTAAATTTGGATTAAAAAAAATAGAAGTAAGTAAAAATAGTTTTTTCGATCATAAAAAACATGAAGTTAATAATTATCTTGATATTAAAGATAAAGGTTCACATCATATATATGATGTTATAAAAACAGGTTATTTATTTAATAATGAAATATTAAGAAAATCTAGAGTGAACGTTGTTAAATAA
- the grxD gene encoding Grx4 family monothiol glutaredoxin, producing the protein MNTLEKIKKQIKKNSILLYMKGSPEKPQCGFSAQAVQAISLCKKKFAYIDVLEHPDIRKELPKYANWPTFPQLWIKEELIGGCNIILEMFNNGELQKCINSV; encoded by the coding sequence ATGAATACTCTTGAAAAAATAAAAAAACAAATAAAAAAAAATAGTATTTTACTATATATGAAAGGTTCTCCTGAAAAACCTCAATGCGGATTTTCCGCTCAAGCAGTACAGGCTATATCTTTATGTAAAAAAAAATTTGCTTATATTGATGTTTTAGAACATCCAGATATACGCAAAGAATTACCGAAATATGCTAACTGGCCTACTTTTCCACAATTATGGATAAAAGAAGAACTTATTGGTGGATGCAATATAATATTAGAAATGTTTAATAATGGAGAACTTCAAAAATGCATTAATTCTGTTTAG